Proteins from a genomic interval of Deltaproteobacteria bacterium:
- the nadB gene encoding L-aspartate oxidase, which produces MEFRSSYLVIGSGVAGLSFALRASKHGNVNIITKREVTESSTYVAQGGIASVWDAEDSFDDHIKDTLAAGAGICHKNVVELVIRDGPNRIKDLLSWGVQFSRRENSDIEEFDLGKEGGHSHRRIFHALDLTGREVERVLVSMVQENPNINIFEFHTAINLITLNRFQSFDRYKADECIGAYVLENRTGKIHTFIADSTILATGGSGKVYLYTSNPDIASGDGVAMAYRAGAAVANMEFVQFHPTCLYHPRAKSFLISEAVRGEGATLLRKDGRRFMPDYHEMAELAPRDIVARAIDLELKKRGEDYVLLDISFKPPEFVRTRFPNIHATCLQFGYDMTKEPLPVVPAAHYQCGGVLTDQNGETEIKRLFAAGETACTGLHGANRLASNSLLEALVFSNRAYEKSHKSYLGRNQVGEISIPAWDPGNATDPDELVVISHTWDEIRRLMWNYVGIVRSNKRLYRAKERIDLIKKEISEYYWNFVLSTDLIELRNIATVADLIIQSAIGRKESRGLHSNIDYPYRDDENMMKDTVLRFERFYGV; this is translated from the coding sequence ATGGAATTTCGATCATCCTATCTAGTAATTGGAAGCGGCGTTGCCGGCCTCAGTTTCGCCCTCAGGGCATCGAAGCATGGTAACGTCAACATAATCACAAAGAGGGAAGTTACCGAATCGAGCACCTATGTTGCCCAGGGGGGAATAGCGTCTGTTTGGGACGCGGAAGACAGTTTTGACGATCATATCAAAGACACCCTCGCGGCCGGAGCAGGTATCTGCCACAAAAACGTTGTCGAGCTCGTTATCAGAGATGGGCCGAACCGGATTAAAGACCTCCTCTCGTGGGGAGTTCAATTCTCAAGAAGGGAAAATTCCGATATTGAAGAGTTCGACCTCGGAAAAGAGGGTGGCCACTCACACAGGAGGATTTTCCACGCATTGGACCTCACGGGAAGAGAGGTTGAGCGCGTCCTTGTCAGCATGGTTCAGGAAAACCCGAATATCAATATTTTCGAATTCCATACCGCAATCAACCTCATAACCCTGAACCGCTTCCAATCCTTCGACCGGTACAAAGCCGATGAGTGCATCGGCGCCTATGTGCTCGAAAACAGGACAGGAAAAATACACACCTTCATAGCAGACTCTACCATCCTCGCGACAGGCGGCTCAGGAAAGGTTTACCTATATACCAGCAATCCCGATATCGCGTCGGGTGACGGTGTGGCCATGGCATACCGGGCCGGGGCAGCCGTGGCAAACATGGAGTTCGTCCAGTTTCACCCCACGTGCCTCTACCACCCCCGGGCCAAATCATTTCTGATATCGGAGGCGGTGAGAGGCGAAGGCGCCACTCTGCTGAGAAAAGACGGCAGGAGATTTATGCCCGATTATCACGAAATGGCAGAGCTCGCACCAAGAGATATCGTCGCCAGGGCTATCGACCTCGAACTGAAGAAGCGGGGCGAAGACTACGTCCTCCTCGACATTTCCTTCAAACCCCCCGAATTTGTCCGGACCCGTTTTCCAAACATCCATGCCACGTGCCTCCAGTTCGGCTACGATATGACGAAGGAACCCCTGCCCGTCGTTCCCGCCGCCCACTACCAGTGCGGCGGTGTCCTGACAGATCAAAACGGTGAAACGGAGATCAAGCGGCTCTTCGCAGCAGGGGAAACAGCCTGTACCGGCCTCCACGGGGCAAACAGGCTGGCAAGCAATTCTCTCCTTGAAGCCCTGGTTTTCTCGAACAGGGCATACGAGAAAAGCCATAAATCGTACCTGGGAAGAAATCAGGTGGGGGAAATATCGATACCGGCGTGGGATCCGGGAAATGCCACCGACCCCGATGAGCTCGTCGTTATATCTCACACCTGGGACGAGATTCGTAGACTCATGTGGAACTATGTCGGCATCGTGAGGTCGAACAAGAGACTCTACAGGGCAAAGGAGAGAATCGACCTGATAAAGAAAGAGATATCGGAATACTACTGGAATTTTGTGCTCTCAACGGATCTTATCGAACTCAGGAACATCGCTACCGTTGCCGACCTTATCATACAGTCGGCTATCGGGAGAAAAGAGAGCAGAGGTCTTCACTCCAACATAGATTACCCCTACCGGGACGATGAAAATATGATGAAAGACACGGTGTTGAGGTTTGAGCGGTTTTACGGTGTATAG
- the pyrE gene encoding orotate phosphoribosyltransferase, with amino-acid sequence MTRKRLLELIREKAYEKKKVILSSGRESDFYVDCRQVTLNSEGAYLVGATIYGMLNEKGEKVDAVGGLTLGADPIVTSVAVISHIRGNPKHSFIIRKEAKKHGTGAWIEGTRNLTEGMKVAILEDVVTSGASTLKAIDGAKSIGLDVCRVICLVDRNEGGADAIRDAGYDLEAIFLREEIEEKQ; translated from the coding sequence ATGACCAGGAAACGGTTGTTGGAGCTGATACGGGAAAAGGCATACGAAAAGAAAAAGGTGATCCTCTCATCCGGCAGGGAAAGCGACTTTTACGTGGATTGCAGGCAGGTGACCCTGAACAGCGAGGGGGCATACCTCGTTGGAGCCACGATCTACGGCATGCTCAACGAAAAGGGCGAAAAAGTAGATGCCGTTGGCGGGTTGACCCTCGGGGCCGACCCGATCGTTACCTCTGTTGCCGTGATATCCCACATCCGGGGAAACCCGAAACACTCCTTTATTATCCGAAAGGAAGCAAAGAAGCACGGCACGGGTGCCTGGATCGAGGGAACAAGGAATTTGACAGAAGGAATGAAAGTGGCAATACTTGAGGATGTTGTAACCTCAGGGGCGTCAACGCTCAAGGCGATCGACGGGGCAAAATCCATCGGGTTGGACGTTTGCAGGGTAATCTGCCTCGTCGACAGGAATGAGGGAGGGGCCGATGCAATCAGAGATGCCGGCTATGATCTGGAAGCCATTTTTCTGCGGGAAGAAATCGAGGAAAAGCAGTAA
- a CDS encoding amidophosphoribosyltransferase: MSFELREECGIFGVFGHPEASNLTYLGMHALQHRGQESAGIASSDGECLYFHKEMGLVADVFDEETLDKLPGHMAIGHVRYSTTGTSELKNAQPLVVDFEKGSLAVSHNGNLVNAHLLRRDLEEEGSIFQSSMDTEVIMHLIAKSKEDLLENKIIDALMKVRGAYSLVFLTNDRVIGVRDPNGFRPLVLGKVKDGWVISSESCGLDLIEGELVRDIEPGEMVVLSEGGVRSMKPFLPAPSRFCIFEYVYFARPDSVIMGTSVLGVRKELGRQLAREQGIDADIVIAVPDSGLPAALGFSEESGIPFNIGLIRNHYVGRTFIEPQQSIRHFGVKLKLNAIRDVLRGKRVVVVDDSIVRGTTGRKIIKMIRAAGAKEVHFRISSPPTVDPCYYGIDTPMRRDLIASTHSVEEINRYLTSDTLGYLTVEGLHLCCPGSGSDIYCDACFSGRYPITFDFAEQEQLHLFKAQLSIKIKA; this comes from the coding sequence ATGTCTTTTGAATTGCGTGAAGAGTGCGGAATATTTGGCGTTTTTGGCCATCCGGAAGCATCGAACTTGACCTACCTGGGAATGCACGCCCTTCAGCACAGGGGGCAGGAATCGGCGGGCATCGCCTCATCTGACGGGGAGTGCCTTTATTTCCACAAGGAGATGGGCCTCGTAGCAGATGTCTTTGATGAAGAGACGCTCGATAAGCTTCCCGGCCACATGGCGATCGGTCACGTGAGATATTCGACAACGGGAACCTCGGAGCTGAAAAACGCCCAACCCCTCGTGGTAGATTTCGAAAAAGGATCACTCGCCGTTTCCCACAATGGTAACCTGGTCAACGCCCACCTGTTGAGAAGAGACCTGGAGGAGGAGGGGTCAATTTTTCAGTCCTCCATGGATACCGAAGTCATCATGCACCTGATAGCCAAGTCAAAGGAGGATCTGCTCGAAAACAAGATCATCGATGCCCTCATGAAGGTCAGGGGGGCCTATTCTCTCGTTTTTCTCACCAATGACAGGGTTATCGGGGTGAGGGACCCTAACGGATTCAGGCCCCTTGTTCTTGGCAAAGTCAAGGATGGCTGGGTGATCAGTTCTGAGTCCTGCGGGCTCGATCTTATCGAGGGGGAGCTTGTAAGGGATATAGAGCCCGGAGAGATGGTGGTCCTCAGTGAGGGTGGAGTAAGATCGATGAAGCCTTTCCTGCCTGCACCTTCGAGGTTCTGCATTTTTGAATACGTATACTTTGCCAGGCCGGACAGCGTGATCATGGGGACGAGCGTTCTGGGGGTGAGAAAGGAGCTGGGCAGGCAATTGGCGCGGGAGCAGGGTATTGATGCCGATATCGTCATCGCTGTTCCCGACTCGGGCCTTCCTGCCGCCCTCGGGTTTTCCGAGGAAAGCGGAATCCCCTTCAACATTGGATTGATAAGAAATCATTACGTGGGAAGAACCTTTATCGAGCCCCAACAGTCGATTCGTCACTTTGGCGTCAAACTGAAGCTCAATGCGATAAGAGATGTCTTGAGGGGGAAGAGAGTTGTCGTCGTTGACGATTCCATCGTGCGGGGTACGACGGGAAGGAAGATAATCAAAATGATCAGGGCTGCGGGGGCAAAAGAAGTGCACTTTCGAATCAGCTCTCCTCCGACAGTCGATCCCTGTTATTACGGGATCGACACACCGATGAGAAGGGACCTCATTGCGTCAACCCATTCGGTTGAGGAGATCAACCGGTACCTCACCTCCGATACCCTCGGATACCTGACCGTGGAAGGACTTCATCTGTGCTGCCCGGGAAGTGGAAGTGACATTTATTGTGATGCCTGCTTTTCGGGGAGGTACCCCATTACTTTTGATTTTGCCGAACAGGAGCAACTCCACCTCTTCAAAGCTCAGCTCAGCATAAAAATCAAGGCATAG